One Eisenibacter elegans DSM 3317 genomic window, CGTTGTCGGAAAAGGCTTGGTGAATAGTGGCGTTTCTTCGATACCAAACTGCGCACGGAGATAGGTACCAAAATCATCTTTGAGGCTATACTCAAGGTTTTCGGCAAAGTTGTCATCTAACTCGGCGTGATTAAAAAAGCCCTCGGTAATGGTTTTGGCTAGGCGCGCCGCCACATAGCCTTGGCTATACAACTCTTGTGTTTCGTTCTCGACAGTCGGGCTGACCGAAAAGAGCGCTTCTGGTTGGCTTAGCCCATCATACACAGCCAATAAACCCTGCGCCTGCTCACGTATCAAAAGCGAAGGGGGCGCATCTTCTCCCTTGTTTGGTTGCTTTTCTTCCCAAATGGTAAATTGAATCATACCGTCTAATTGTTCAGGCCGTCTTTGGCAAAAGTCGCTTTTTAGTCCTTGGTCAATTGCTTTACAAGCTCTACTAATCTGTCAAAATCAATAGGTTTGGGCACATATTCGTGGATACCGGCCTCTTTGAAATCTTCCATAGAGTAGTTTTTGGCGTTTCCGGTAATGGCTACGATGGGGATGGCCGCTTTTTTTTCATCCGATAGGGCTCGGATTTGCCGGGCACACTCCATCCCATCCATCTGAGGCATATTGATATCCATCAAAATCACATCAAAGTACTCATTTTCAAGTTTTTTCAACACCTCTTTGCCATTTTTGGCTGGGGTGATGCTATATTGCTGAAAAGACAATACCTTGGCTGCGATGTTCTGAATCACGGAGCTATCCTCGGCGATTAAGATTTTCTTTTCAGAGTTGCTCATGAGGGTATGCGTTTAGTTGTTGCTGATAATGTGCTCTAAATTTGTTAAAATTTTCTTTCAATTCAAGCCAAGTTTTGGTTATTTTTTCATATTGCTGCGTTTTGAGTAATGATTCCAGTTGTTGGGCGCTAAAGGCGAGGGCGTTGATTCCTAGGGTGCCTGCATTGCCTTTGAGGGTATGTAGGTGTCGTAGGGCTTCGGGGTAATCCCGTTGGCTGAGGGCATTTTCGCTTTGCTCGATGAGTTGTAGGGCCTCTTGCTCAAATTCTTCGAGTGTTTCTTGTACCAGATGCAAGCCCCCATACTTGCTCAATTGGGTGATGATGGCAGGGTCTACTACTTCGTCAGGCAGGCGGCTGGGTAAGTCTTCAATGATGGTGGAGGGGCCTGACTCGACAGCACCAGTAGCTTCTTGCAAAATGCTGAGTTGGTCAAGCACATAAGTCTGTACTTTGGTTACGAGTGCTTGGGCATTGATGGGCTTGGGGAGGTAATCATCTAGCCCTTGGTTGAGAAATTTCTCACGGTCTTCCTTCATCGAGTAGGCCGTCATGGCAATAATAGGCGGGGTATTGAGCAAGGCCAATTTACGGATACGCTGTGTAGCCACCACTCCGTCCATATCCGGCATCTGTATGTCCATCAGAATCAGGTCAAAGGTTTGC contains:
- a CDS encoding response regulator, with the protein product MSNSEKKILIAEDSSVIQNIAAKVLSFQQYSITPAKNGKEVLKKLENEYFDVILMDINMPQMDGMECARQIRALSDEKKAAIPIVAITGNAKNYSMEDFKEAGIHEYVPKPIDFDRLVELVKQLTKD